In Francisella orientalis FNO12, the sequence ATCTGGTATTATTTCAATAAATCATGGTTTGCGTGGTCCTAACGTTCCTATAGTTACAGCTTGTACTACTGGTACTCATAACATTGGTATGGCTGCTAGACTAATCTCTAGTGGTGATGCAGATGCTATGCTTGCTGGGGGTTCAGAAAAAGCTAGTAATGCTATTGGTATGGGTGGATTTGCTGCTGCTAGAGCATTATCAACTCGTAATGATGATCCTCAAGGTGCTTCTCGTCCTTGGGATAGAGATAGAGATGGTTTTGTGCTTGGTGATGGTGCTGGTGTTGTTGTACTTGAAGAATATGAAAAAGCTAAGGCACGTGGTGCTAAAATATATGCTGAAGTAGTAGGTTTTGGTATGTCAGCAGATGGCTATCATATGACTATGCCATATGCCCCTGGTCAAGAAAGATGTATACAAAATGCTTTGGCAAATGCAGGTCTTGAGAATGATCCTGATGCTATTGACTATATAAATGCTCATGGTACTTCTACGCCTCTTGGAGATGTACAAGAATCTCAAGTAGCTGAAAAAGTAATTGGTCAATACAGAAAAGATCTTGTAATGAGTTCTACGAAATCTATGACAGGACACCTATTAGGTGCTGCTGGTGCAATTGAATCTATCTTCAGTGTATTATCAATAAGAGACCAAATAGCTCCTCCAACAATTAATCTACATAATTTAGATGATGGTTGTAACTTAGATTATGCTGCTAATGCTGTTAAGAAAACGAAGATTGATTATGTACTTAACAACTCTTTTGGATTTGGTGGTACTAATGGATCTGTAATTTTCAAAAAGATCTGATCGATAAACCTCTAAGACTAATTTAAGGCCACAATTGTGGCCTTTTTTATATAAGGAATATAATAATCATGCAAATCCACATTATAAATTTAAAATATTTAGTTAATGAAGATAAGGTCGCATCTATAAGACCTCTTCATAGGGAGTTTCTAGATATAGGATATGACAAAGGTATCCTTCTAGCTTCAGGACCTAAATCAGATAAAACTGGTGGAATCATCCTTGCTAAAGGAGATATAGAAGATGTTAAAAAGTTTATTGAAAATGATCCTTTTTATACAAATAATATAGCTCAGTATAGTTTTAATACTTTTGATGCTGTCAAGCATATAAAAGAATTAACTAATTAATAAAAGTACCTTACATCATTTCTCTCTTCTTACTGAAACCTGTGTCTTCATTAACTTTAAAACCATATTTCTGCAATAATTTTCTAATTTTTGATGCTGATGTAAAAGTTGCGAAATTACTTTGATTTTTTGATAATTTCATCATATTTTCAAAAAAAGTTTCTTTCCAAATGCTAGTATTTTTTGCTGGAGAAAATCCATCAAGAAACCATGTATCTACTATATCTAAATCATAATTGCTAATATATCTGGCATCATCAATAATCAATTTTAAAATTACATTATTAAATTTGTATATAATTTAGTCCAGGTTTAGGATCATAAGCACTCAGAAGTTTTTCATGCCCTGCTATACCATTTAGTGCTATGAATATCTCTTTTAAATCAGATGGTGAAATAGGATATTTCTCAAATGAGATATATTCTAACTTAGCATTATTAGGAGCCAAGCTTTCCCAAAGATTCATAGTTAGAATAAAATTTAATCCACTGCCAAAACCAGTTTCACAAATTCTATAGATCTAATAATCAGCTAGCTTTTTAAATCTCTGTTCCAGAAAATTATGCTCTAAATAGTTATATGAGCTTTCATCAATCCCAGATGTACTAGAAAAATAAAAATCATCAAACAATTCTTATTTTGGAGTATTATCTTGCCATATTATTTTTGTATACATATATCACTTATATCTAAATAAATTCATCCTAATAATTAACAAGATTAGCATCTTGCTAAAAATAATTACTTATGCAAAAATAATCATTATATATCCTCACAATATAAAATCAACATGGAAAGTGGAACAAACAACTCATCATCATTTAGAAATAAACTGCTTATAACTTTTATATGTTACCTTTGTTACTTTTATACAGCTAATGTAGTATTAGTTACTGGGGCTGTTATGAAACCCCTATCTGAATATTTTAATAATAGTAATATAGGTTTTGCATTCACATTTATTAACGTTGCAATGTGGTTTGCCATATTTATTATTGGTATTTTGATGAATAGATTCTCAATAAAACTACTACTTATAGCAGCTGTGGCTATTGGTGTCATTTCTTCACTCATAACCGCTATAGTACCATCCATGTTCACACTTAAAATACTTCTAACTTGTGTGGGTATAACAGGCGGATTATTTATGGCAATAGCAAGCTATATGATTGTACATATCTATAACGATCATAAAATTAGAGCTATGAATGTAATTTTCACAGATTTCTTTTTTAGCTTTGGTGGAGCTTTAATTCCTATATTTGCAGCTTATTTGATTACCCAAAACTTCCAATGGTATACTATTTACTCAATCCTACAAATAACTGCTGTTATTATTCTAGTTTTAGTTATTTTTTCTGATTTTTCTATACTAAATAGACATAAAATAGTAAATGACATAAATACAAAACTAAGTTTTTCATCTTGGAATTTAAGCTTATATTGTATTGCTTTTGCAGCATTTTTGTTTCTACTAGCTCAATTAATAATGACTAGTTATGCTCAATCATATTTCCAAGAAATATTAGGTTGGGGCACGATTGATGCAAATAAACCACTTTCTTTTTTCTGGACTGCTCAATGTGTAGGCTTATTCATAAGTCCTCTTATAACAAGATTCGTACCATTAAAATATATTTTGCCTACATTTATGTTAGTTGGATTAATCGCATTATCTGGCATATTATATATCCCTGATATGAGTACAGTAATCAAAGCAGCTATTATATTTGGTTTATTTAACTGCTATATATATGCAGGTCTACTAGCTTATGGTACTTTCCAAATGGAGAATGCTCCTCCAACTCTTATTACAACTATTCTTTTATTTGGTACAACAGGTACCGCACTATCTACAACAACAGGTGCTTTTATAAATAAATATTTCGGACTTACTAACGTAATGCACTTTGTAGTTATTTTTTATATAATATCGTTCATACTTGTAATATCCTCTGTTCTATTCTCAAAAGAACAAAAAAACGCATAAGTCTCAAGATATAAATTTTTCTAATAATAGATATAAATACTTTTAGTTATAAAATACCAGTCTAATAGTATATATTTATACAAAACTTATTTTAACTAAAGATAGAAAATTATGAAAAAACATTTTACTCAACCGATGATTCTAGGGGTGCTGTTAGTAGCAACTCTTGCTGACATAGCCTATTTTATAGCAAAGATCTCAGCTATTGAGGATCTTGGAATTAGCCCATTAATTATAGGGATTGTGCTGGGTATGACATTAACTCATACACCAGCAAGTAAAATTATTCATAAATGGAAAGAAGGCATTGTATTTAGTGCAAAGAAAATCCTTAGATTTGCAATAATCTTTTATGGCTTCAACCTAACTTTCCAATTAATAGCATCTGTTGGCTTAGCTGGGCTTTCAGTATCAATAATCATGCTAGTTTCTACTCTAGTAATAGGTATTGTGCTAGGTACTAAGGTATTTGGCTTAGATAGAGATAGCTCAATTCTAGTAGCAGCTGGTAGTGCTATATGTGGTGCTGCTGCTGTATTAGCTACTGAAGGCACATTAAAATCAGAACCTTATAAGGCAGCTATGGCTGTAGGTACAGTTGTATTATTCGGGACTGCTGAGATGTTCTTGTACCCTATTCTAATGAAAGCTGGTCTTTTAGGTCATATGACTGATGCTCAGTAT encodes:
- the fabF gene encoding beta-ketoacyl-ACP synthase II gives rise to the protein MKSNRRVVVTGLGMVTPLGNDVPTTWANILAGKSGVATLTGFDTPAPDISEFKVRFAARVKNFDVNTLVGKKDAKRVDPFCYYGIAAANEALKDAGIDKVSEEDSYKFGVCVSSGIGGIETLETTKSVIDTKGPSKISPFCIPSSIVNMLSGIISINHGLRGPNVPIVTACTTGTHNIGMAARLISSGDADAMLAGGSEKASNAIGMGGFAAARALSTRNDDPQGASRPWDRDRDGFVLGDGAGVVVLEEYEKAKARGAKIYAEVVGFGMSADGYHMTMPYAPGQERCIQNALANAGLENDPDAIDYINAHGTSTPLGDVQESQVAEKVIGQYRKDLVMSSTKSMTGHLLGAAGAIESIFSVLSIRDQIAPPTINLHNLDDGCNLDYAANAVKKTKIDYVLNNSFGFGGTNGSVIFKKI
- a CDS encoding YciI family protein codes for the protein MQIHIINLKYLVNEDKVASIRPLHREFLDIGYDKGILLASGPKSDKTGGIILAKGDIEDVKKFIENDPFYTNNIAQYSFNTFDAVKHIKELTN
- a CDS encoding MnmC family methyltransferase, encoding MIIDDARYISNYDLDIVDTWFLDGFSPAKNTSIWKETFFENMMKLSKNQSNFATFTSASKIRKLLQKYGFKVNEDTGFSKKREMM
- the tsgA gene encoding MFS transporter TsgA, encoding MESGTNNSSSFRNKLLITFICYLCYFYTANVVLVTGAVMKPLSEYFNNSNIGFAFTFINVAMWFAIFIIGILMNRFSIKLLLIAAVAIGVISSLITAIVPSMFTLKILLTCVGITGGLFMAIASYMIVHIYNDHKIRAMNVIFTDFFFSFGGALIPIFAAYLITQNFQWYTIYSILQITAVIILVLVIFSDFSILNRHKIVNDINTKLSFSSWNLSLYCIAFAAFLFLLAQLIMTSYAQSYFQEILGWGTIDANKPLSFFWTAQCVGLFISPLITRFVPLKYILPTFMLVGLIALSGILYIPDMSTVIKAAIIFGLFNCYIYAGLLAYGTFQMENAPPTLITTILLFGTTGTALSTTTGAFINKYFGLTNVMHFVVIFYIISFILVISSVLFSKEQKNA
- a CDS encoding YeiH family protein, yielding MKKHFTQPMILGVLLVATLADIAYFIAKISAIEDLGISPLIIGIVLGMTLTHTPASKIIHKWKEGIVFSAKKILRFAIIFYGFNLTFQLIASVGLAGLSVSIIMLVSTLVIGIVLGTKVFGLDRDSSILVAAGSAICGAAAVLATEGTLKSEPYKAAMAVGTVVLFGTAEMFLYPILMKAGLLGHMTDAQYGIFAGGSIHEVSQVVAAGSGVSAHAEEVAVTVKMIRVMMLAPMLIVIGIWITKSAATVGGVNGSKPEKGSIKKIIPWFAIGFIIIVGFNSLDLLPVTTVSSIRIANQFLLAMAMTALGLETHVSKFIQAGIKPLVLALILFAWLFFGGIAITYGITSII